The following proteins are co-located in the Eriocheir sinensis breed Jianghai 21 chromosome 1, ASM2467909v1, whole genome shotgun sequence genome:
- the LOC127003267 gene encoding ADP-ribosylation factor-like protein 4C, with amino-acid sequence MCACLWAGLVGAAQYLLWEAAALVRPPAHVVLVGLDSSGKTTALFRLRYGHYVNAVPTVGFNTEKVRAGGGHWLVWDVGGAERVRPLWRSYTRATDALVFVVDSSGGEERLEEARVELQRLSKQQTAQCVALNRPRPPLMVLANKQDLPGAREPQHLAKALGLPELPDSQSWAVAPACAVTGEGLDEAMATLHQMVLKTRQAHKRQ; translated from the coding sequence ATGTGTGCCTGCCTGTGGGCGGGGCTGGTGGGGGCGGCCCAGTACCTGCTGTGGGAGGCGGCGGCGCTGGTCAGGCCGCCGGCACACGTGGTTCTCGTGGGCCTCGACTCGTCGGGCAAGACCACGGCACTGTTCCGCCTCCGCTACGGCCACTACGTCAACGCCGTGCCCACCGTCGGCTTCAACACCGAGAAGGTGCGGGCGGGCGGCGGCCACTGGCTGGTGTGGGACGTGGGCGGCGCCGAGCGGGTGAGGCCCCTGTGGCGCTCCTACACGCGGGCCACGGACGCCCTCGTGTTCGTGGTGGACTCCAGCGGCGGcgaggagcggctggaggaggcgagggtggagcTGCAACGCCTGAGCAAGCAGCAGACGGCGCAGTGCGTGGCTCTGAACAGGCCGCGGCCGCCCCTGATGGTGCTGGCCAACAAGCAGGACTTGCCCGGGGCGCGGGAACCCCAGCATCTGGCCAAGGCGCTCGGCCTGCCGGAGCTGCCGGACTCACAGTCGTGGGCCGTGGCGCCCGCCTGTGCCGTCACGGGCGAGGGTCTGGACGAGGCCATGGCCACCCTGCACCAAATGGTCCTCAAGACGCGGCAAGCACACAAGCGTCAGTAA